In Humulus lupulus chromosome 6, drHumLupu1.1, whole genome shotgun sequence, a single genomic region encodes these proteins:
- the LOC133785270 gene encoding uncharacterized protein LOC133785270 has product MHINIPFAEALEKMPSYVKFMKYILSKKRKMGEYETVALTEECSTILQRRLPQKLGDPGSFTIPCTIGNFESMNALCDLGVSINLMPLSACRRLKLGEARPATVTLQLADRSLPHPRGIIEDVLVKVEKFIFPADFIILDMEEEANVPIILGRPFLAIGKTLIDVQKGELRLRVQGEEVVFNVLKAMTYLGASDGCFEVDVVESLVETKKIVEDPRELSLVEEEGTEQDGKATIEYAKWLNSYGPLKRKYFEELGSVPERPLPSVEKPPELELKVLPDHLRYEFLGENKTLPVIVSALLSEIEVEKLLKVLRMYKRDIGWTLVDIKGISPSTVITTQNY; this is encoded by the coding sequence ATGCACATCAACATTCCATTTGCGGAGGCCTTAGAGAAAATGCCCAGTTATGTAAAATTCATGAAATACATTTTGTCTAAGAAGAGAAAGATGGGAGAATACGAAACTGTGGCATTAACTGAAGAATGCAGCACCATTCTGCAAAGGAGACTCCCTCAGAAGCTAggagatcctgggagttttaCCATACCATGCACTATTGGGAATTTTGAGAGTATGAATgctttatgtgatttgggggTGAGCATTAATCTGATGCCGCTTTCTGCTTGTAGAAGATTGAAGTTGGGAGAAGCAAGGCCTGCCACAGTGACTTTACAACTGGCAGACAGATCATTACCACATCCTCGAGGTATTATAGAAGACGTCCTTGTAAAAGTGGAAAAGTTCATCTTCCCAGCAGACTTTATTAtacttgatatggaggaggaagCCAACGTCCCAATCATCCTTGGAAGACCATTTTTGGCAATAGGGAAAACTTTGATTGATGTGCAGAAGGGTGAGTTAAGGCTGAGAGTGCAAGGTGAAGAAGTTGTTTTTAATGTACTCAAAGCTATGACTTATCTCGGGGCCAGTGATGGTTGTTTCGAAGTTGATGTGGTGGAGAGTTTAGTAGAGACAAAGAAGATAGTAGAAGACCCTCGTGAGTTGAGTTTGGTAGAAGAGGAAGGGACTGAACAAGATGGGAAGGCGACCATAGAGTACGCGAAGTGGTTGAATTCTTATGGGCCTCTGAAGAGGAAATACTTTGAAGAGCTTGGTTCAGTGCCTGAGAGACCATTACCTTCAGTGGAGAAGCCACCAGAGTTGGAGTTGAAGGTTTTACCTGATCACTTGCGGTATGAGTTTCTTGGTGAGAATAAAACACTTCCTGTTATTGTATCTGCTTTGCTATCTGAGATTGAAGTAGAGAAGTTATTGAAGGTGTTGCGTATGTACAAGAGAGACATTGGGTGGACTTTGGTTGATATAAAGGGAATCAGCCCCTCGAcagttataacgacccaaaattactaa